A stretch of the Malus domestica chromosome 08, GDT2T_hap1 genome encodes the following:
- the LOC103426650 gene encoding E3 ubiquitin-protein ligase CIP8-like, which produces MAETPSQTPPPPPRSASEAETETMEYWCYHCNKRVSIETVANLPDIVCHECKNGFVESIPAASYPQWDPPSRSSDQVDDPTFGSPFLQVLRLIAQAAREEDAPPPQPENPSLDDDFFRIEMEGWDNDEDEDDEDAHSVEFHNHDGEDNEEAGEEVEEEEEEEEEEDRSDNEDEENQEDQQERDEEDMRRHRRDVLRLHIREIATRASSGRNRILDWAEILMGLEDNSIEFRLEMPESDRYIGNPEDYVDAAGYEALLQTLAESDNAGRRGAPPAGKNAVSELPSVKIAAEDEAVVCAICKDMVNVGDMSKKLPCGHGYHGDCIVPWLSSRNTCPVCRFELPTDDPEYEEERKKRAVSVSAAGASSSGGDNSISH; this is translated from the coding sequence ATGGCTGAAACTCCATCCCAgacgccgccgccgccgccgcgaTCTGCGTCTGAGGCCGAGACGGAGACGATGGAGTACTGGTGCTACCACTGCAACAAACGCGTCTCCATCGAAACCGTGGCGAATCTCCCTGACATCGTTTGCCACGAGTGCAAGAATGGTTTCGTCGAATCCATCCCGGCCGCGTCATATCCGCAGTGGGATCCTCCTTCCCGATCGTCCGATCAGGTCGATGACCCGACTTTCGGCTCTCCATTTCTCCAGGTGCTGAGGCTAATCGCTCAGGCGGCGCGTGAGGAGGATGCGCCCCCGCCGCAGCCTGAAAACCCCTCGCTTGATGACGATTTCTTTAGGATTGAGATGGAGGGGTGGGACAACGACGAGGACGAGGACGACGAAGATGCGCACAGTGTCGAGTTTCACAACCACGACGGCGAGGATAACGAAGAAGCTGGAGAGGAagtagaagaggaggaggaggaggaagaagaagaagatagatCGGATAACGAGGATGAAGAGAATCAGGAAGATCAGCaagagagagatgaagaagaCATGCGACGACATCGTCGAGACGTGCTTCGTCTCCACATCCGAGAGATTGCAACCCGAGCGAGCAGCGGGAGGAACCGGATTCTGGATTGGGCCGAGATCTTGATGGGGCTGGAGGACAATTCGATCGAATTCCGGCTCGAAATGCCCGAATCGGACCGGTACATCGGCAATCCCGAGGATTACGTGGACGCAGCCGGCTATGAGGCTTTGCTGCAGACCTTGGCTGAGAGCGATAATGCTGGAAGGAGAGGGGCTCCACCGGCGGGGAAGAATGCTGTGTCGGAGTTACCATCGGTCAAGATTGCGGCAGAGGATGAGGCCGTGGTGTGCGCCATATGCAAGGACATGGTGAATGTTGGTGACATGTCGAAGAAGCTGCCGTGTGGGCATGGTTACCACGGCGATTGCATCGTTCCTTGGCTGAGTTCCAGAAATACTTGCCCGGTTTGCCGGTTCGAGCTGCCAACCGATGATCCGGAATACGAGGAGGAGAGGAAGAAGCGAGCTGTGTCTGTTAGCGCGGCTGGAGCTTCCAGTTCTGGCGGAGATAATTCAATCTCTCATTGA